Proteins from one Panicum virgatum strain AP13 chromosome 7K, P.virgatum_v5, whole genome shotgun sequence genomic window:
- the LOC120642949 gene encoding probable WRKY transcription factor 62 translates to MDCCDRECAVEEVAQVYERIKIQQPFLLRHCSSLPPSTATQQLAQTHSEALRALNVALSVMKQQHQQSSAAPATPSIKAEPPSHGGAAPCYPEAITTSAARRGKRRRTTMEEAAAGKTSSWAGLTTVPYEDGYEWRKYGEKKINGTSFTRSYFRCTYKDDTGCLATKHVQQKDSSDPPVFQVTYNNKHTCNICTTTTAASKSSDREIINPHPPNNAAVMMNNVVKSKNHRCCPAPILLVQLDADCRRRRVAPRKRTGRAVHERVCAAHPPGQSLGLALTWLGWAACPRAPSVSLGAGQLGWI, encoded by the exons ATGGATTGTTGTGATCGTGAgtgcgcggtggaggaggtggcgcaggTGTACGAGCGCATCAAGATCCAGCagcccttcctcctccgccactgctcctcgctgccgccgtcgaCCGCCACCCAGCAGCTGGCCCAGACCCACAGCGAGGCGCTGCGGGCACTCAACGTCGCCCTCTCCGTCAtgaagcagcagcaccagcaatCTTCTGCTGCTCCAGCGACACCAAGCATCAAAGCTGAGCCGCCCAGCCATGGCGGAGCAGCTCCCTGCTATCCGGAAGCAATAACAACGAGCGCGGCCAGAAGAGGCAAGAGAAGAAG AACAACAAtggaagaagcagcagcagggaAAACCTCATCATGGGCAGGCTTGACCACCGTGCCTTACGAGGACGGCTACGAGTGGAGAAAATACGGCGAGAAGAAGATCAACGGCACCAGCTTCACAAGGAGCTACTTCAGGTGCACCTACAAGGATGACACTGGCTGCCTCGCCACAAAGCACGTCCAGCAGAAGGACAGCAGCGACCCTCCCGTGTTCCAGGTCACCTACAACAACAAGCACACCTGCAACATCTGCACAACCACCACGGCTGCCAGCAAGAGCAGCGACAGAGAGATCATCAATCCTCATCCTCCAAATAATGCTGCCGTGATGATGAATAATGTTGTCAAAAGCAAGAACCACCGGTGCTG CCCAGCCCCCATCCTCCTTGTCCAGCTCGACGCCgactgccgtcgccgccgtgtcgCGCCGCGCAAGCGCACCGGCCGCGCCGTGCACGAGCGCGTGTGCGCCGCGCACCCACCTGGTCAAAGCCTCGGCCTTGCCTTGACCTGGTTGGGCTGGGCCGCCTGCCCGCGGGCCCCGTCTGTCAGCCTCGGGGCTGGCCAGCTCGGGTGGATCTAG